The Bradyrhizobium sp. LLZ17 genomic sequence GAGGCCGCGCGCCTCGATGGCTACCTTGTCTTGCATCTCAGATCGTATCCATGACCGTGCGCTCGACGCGCTGATAGAGGAGCACACCGCATGCCAGAGCGATGGACGTCGTAAGAAGCGACGCAACGAGTTGGCCCGGCGTGAGCATAGTCTCGCCGAGCAGGCACCAGCGGCTCTCTTCGACGATTGCGGCTAAGGGATTGGCAAGGCTTGCCGCCACTCTGTACTGCTCTGGAATGGCGGTAAAGGGATAGAGAACCGGCGTAATGAACATTGAGACCTGGACCAGGAACGGCGTCATGAACCTCAAATCGCGGTACTTGGCTGTTGACGCTCCAAGAATGAGTCCGACCGCCAGCGAGAAGGCCGCAAGATGCAGCACCACCAATGGAAACGCGACAATGCGCCATGAGAGCCCATCCGTCCTTCCCATCCATTGAAACGCAACAACGAACACAACGACAACGGAGAACTGAATCAAAAGCGTTACTGCACTCGAAATCAGCGACGACAAGGGGACAATGATGCGGGGAAAGTAAACCTTGCTGAAGAGGTCCTCGTTCTCGATGAAGACCTGGCTGGTGGCGAACATGACCTGCGAGAAATAGGACCACACAATCAGCCCCGAAAGATAGAATAACGGCGCTGGTTGATTCGCAGTCGATACCCCGGCCACGCCGCTGATGGTGACGGTGAAGACTACCGCCCAGACGAGCGGCTGCAGAGCCAGCCATCCGGGGCCAAGCAAGGTCTGCTTGTGACGCACCACAACGTCCCGCTGGGCAAATAGCAGCAGAAGCTCGCGGCGCTCCCAGGCGGGTCGCAAGTCGAGGTCGAACCAGCCGCTTCGACGCCTGATGATAGTGATCCGCTTTGTCATAGCGAAGGATCCTCAATTCTCTTCTGAAATTCGTCGCCCGTCCAATCTCCCACGTAGATCCGCGGTAGCTTGAGCGGTTCGACGTTACGCCCGACAGCGCGAGCGTCCACCGTGCAGGCGAAATCGAAGCCGGCCGCTCGAACCGCTTGTACAGTCGCATCACTATGATCGCCGAATGGGTAGGCAAAGGTACGCACTGTCGTGCCCGTGAGTTCCTCGCAGGCACGCCGGCTTTCCGCTATCTCCTTGAACTGAATTTCCGCATCATGCGCCGGCAAGGTCGGATGTGTCAGCGTGTGCGCCCCGATCGTGATCAGGTCGTCGGAAATAATCCGGACCTCCCGCGCCGTCATGACACGATACATGGTCCGGGCTGCAAGATCGCATGACGACCACTTGCCGATCTCCGCCAGAAGATTCGTTTGATCCTCATGCGGCCGGACCCGCAATTGGGTCCAAACCTCCCGAAAAACCCGCTCACGCGCCTCGCGCTCCGAGAACGGCGGCACCGCCCAGCGGCACTCGTGGTCCGCGATGTTCAGTGTGAGGTTCTCTGGCAGGTGGGCGATTTCGAGGAAGACCCGTGCGACGGCGTCCCACCAGAACTCCCTGTCCGTGCCGATGATCCCGGTCGTCACGAACAGCGTCATTGGGCAATCGAGCCGCTGCAATACCGGTCGCGCGTTCGAATAAACATCATGATAGCCATCGTCGAAGGTGATTGCCGCAAGCGGCTTGTCCGATCGGGCGCGGCTCCGTTCCAGGTCGAGCAATTCGTGAAGATGGACAACACGTCGAAGCTTCTTGAGACACGCCATCTGCTCTTCAAACCGCACCGGATGCACCGCAAGCCCCCAAGGGTCGACGGGGATATCCGCAACACGGTGATACATCAGTATGATAGGATCGGCGCCAAAGATCCGCCGCCCGATCGATCGCTTCAGGCTTCGTAGCGGCTTCACCGTCATTCTAGCCGCCTTCTTGCTGCGGCAGCCACGATCACTGGAAACGACCTGTCGAGCACGTCTAGCTTGGCGTGTGGAACTTCCGAGGCCGCCAATCCCTGGAGAAAACAGACCGCCGCGAAAACATTCCCGAACGTCTCGACCTCAATATCCTTTTCCTCGAACACGGATGCCAGCAATCGCCGCAATGCGATCTCCGTCAACGACCAGAACCAGGTAAATCCCCATGGCCCCCGATCGATCGGAGATATTCCCGGCACGGTCACAAGAAGCGTCCCGCCCGGCTTGAGCGCCCTCGCAAGCTCCGCCAATGCCGCCTGCATGTCGAAGATCAAATGCAGGGTTTGCGTGAGGACGATGCAATCGAACGCACGCTCGGGCAAAGCCCCTGGGATCGAGATGTCACCAATAATGGTGACGACGGGGTTGGCGGCGTAGACATGGAGAACATCACTTTTCGCAACCCGGTTTCCTCCGAACCGGCGCGTGTACTCGTTGTCGCCGATTTCAAGGACTCTGCCGCGAATCCTGGAGGCATGGCGGGTTAGAAAGCCCTCGATGAAATAGCGATCGATCGGACCTCCTCTATCGAAGCCGAAATCGGAGCTGACGGGCGCGGTCTCACCAAAATCACCGAAATCGATCGCGCCTGGCCGAGGCTTCCAGAAGCGGCGCGACAGCCGTCGGCCTATTGGCGCAGGCGCCTTCGCTATCAGAAGCCGCAATTGTCGACGGCCAAATCTTGCGATGCGACGAAGCGGGGACAGGGCGGTCATAGTCGAGCATCCAACATCGATCTTCCAGACCTGGTCATACCCGATTAACGACGGAGTGAAACAGGAACGTCACGAGAATGACCGGGTTCAATGGGCTCAGCAGCGACCAGACAATGCCGAGAGCCGACCCCTTGTAGCGGACATTGAGTTCGCGAAGCACCGGCTCATAAGCTAGGTCCTTGGCGTGTGGGTAGCCATGCCGACAGGCGCGGCGAGAGCGGGTCGGGGCTCGGAGGGGGACACTTGCGGTCATCTAGCCCCTCTCATTGTGATGCTGCCGAACTCCGGTCACCCAAGCCTGGGGTGCCCGCTCCGACGGACCGAACACCTCGTCTGCGGCAATTCCATCCAACAGAACAGACGAAAACTTCTTCTCTCCGAGAATCCGATCTTCATCTGCTAGCCGCTTCTGTTTCATGCGCGTCAGCGCGTCGACGGGATCGTCTTTACCCGCCTCCGGATCCATGGCCAAGAAGGCTTGAGGCGAGCCAGCAGGTCGACCAAACCCCAACCGCTTACTGATCCCCCCTCGCAATACCTCCATCACAGTGATCATCGACACTGCCGGATCGTTCAGAAGCAACTTCGTGTAGGTCGCTACTGCGGGAAACAATCGCCTTTCACGCAACAAAACCTGAAATGCGTACTTGTAGCTGCCCCCCCAATGCCCAGCGCTGCACGCGTGGAGCAATCGATGGATTGCTTTTCACGTGTCTTGCAATGGTCTCGATCATGGCCCTAGCCATGCGCGATCCATCACTCGACATATTTCCTTCATACATGCGGTAGCCAACGAGAAACGATCTTACAGTTTCGATTCGATACCGCGCTGCGAGCCGGAGCTCGAAATCGAGATCCTCACACCCACCGATGCCCTTCTCAGCATATGAAGGGTCGATCCATCAACGGCCATCGCGGCATCGCGATGGACCAACAGACTGCTTCCGTTTCCTATGAACTTGAGCACGAGGTCTCGCGCCAGGATATAGCCGCGACAGTCGGCTAAGATCGGACCTGTGCCTATTACTTGGTCCTCCTCGTTTATGGTGCGGCGAAAGGAATAAACGCCACCCCCAGCTCGGATCAGAACGGTGCGTATCCAGTGCCTCGACCTGCCGGGCTATCTTCGTGGGGTGCCAGAGGTCGTCGGCGTCCAAGAATGCCACATAGGGTCCCCGCGCGTTTTCGATCCCGAGATTTCGCGCGCGAGCCACGCCGCGATTAGGCGTGCTGATCAACTCCAAACGCTTGTCGGTGGCCGCAATTGCCTCCACGACGGATCGGGTGTTGTCTGTCGAACCATCGTCAATGACAATGATTTCCAGCTTCTCATAAGTCTGAGCCTGCGCCGACGCGAGGGTGCGTGCGATAAAGCGCTCCGCGTTGTAGGCGGGTATTACGATGGATACGAGGTTCATCAGGATCCGCTCTGCTTGCGGGCATTTCGAGCGACACGCTCAGCTAACACGTTCAGCGCAAGCCAGCCGTGTTCACGCAAGGACGGCGTGCTCTCGCCATCTCAGCGCTGTTTCGATGATGAAATCAATCTGCGAACATTGCGGCTTCCAGCCGAGCTCCCGCTCGGCCTTGGCGTAGGACGCAACAAGCACCGGCGGATCCCCCTCACGCCGCGGACCAAGCCGAACGACAGGATCTCTTCCCGCGGCACG encodes the following:
- a CDS encoding polysaccharide deacetylase family protein, which produces MTVKPLRSLKRSIGRRIFGADPIILMYHRVADIPVDPWGLAVHPVRFEEQMACLKKLRRVVHLHELLDLERSRARSDKPLAAITFDDGYHDVYSNARPVLQRLDCPMTLFVTTGIIGTDREFWWDAVARVFLEIAHLPENLTLNIADHECRWAVPPFSEREARERVFREVWTQLRVRPHEDQTNLLAEIGKWSSCDLAARTMYRVMTAREVRIISDDLITIGAHTLTHPTLPAHDAEIQFKEIAESRRACEELTGTTVRTFAYPFGDHSDATVQAVRAAGFDFACTVDARAVGRNVEPLKLPRIYVGDWTGDEFQKRIEDPSL
- a CDS encoding ABC transporter permease, whose translation is MTKRITIIRRRSGWFDLDLRPAWERRELLLLFAQRDVVVRHKQTLLGPGWLALQPLVWAVVFTVTISGVAGVSTANQPAPLFYLSGLIVWSYFSQVMFATSQVFIENEDLFSKVYFPRIIVPLSSLISSAVTLLIQFSVVVVFVVAFQWMGRTDGLSWRIVAFPLVVLHLAAFSLAVGLILGASTAKYRDLRFMTPFLVQVSMFITPVLYPFTAIPEQYRVAASLANPLAAIVEESRWCLLGETMLTPGQLVASLLTTSIALACGVLLYQRVERTVMDTI
- a CDS encoding glycosyltransferase family 2 protein → MNLVSIVIPAYNAERFIARTLASAQAQTYEKLEIIVIDDGSTDNTRSVVEAIAATDKRLELISTPNRGVARARNLGIENARGPYVAFLDADDLWHPTKIARQVEALDTHRSDPSWGWRLFLSPHHKRGGPSNRHRSDLSRLSRLYPGARPRAQVHRKRKQSVGPSRCRDGR
- a CDS encoding methyltransferase domain-containing protein codes for the protein MTALSPLRRIARFGRRQLRLLIAKAPAPIGRRLSRRFWKPRPGAIDFGDFGETAPVSSDFGFDRGGPIDRYFIEGFLTRHASRIRGRVLEIGDNEYTRRFGGNRVAKSDVLHVYAANPVVTIIGDISIPGALPERAFDCIVLTQTLHLIFDMQAALAELARALKPGGTLLVTVPGISPIDRGPWGFTWFWSLTEIALRRLLASVFEEKDIEVETFGNVFAAVCFLQGLAASEVPHAKLDVLDRSFPVIVAAAARRRLE